In one Sphingomonas sp. AP4-R1 genomic region, the following are encoded:
- a CDS encoding alpha-ketoacid dehydrogenase subunit beta, translating into MNMIQAINSALDIVMGRDPDIVVLGEDVGYFGGVFKATEGLQARHGKARVFDTPISECGIIGVAVGMATYGLRPVPEIQFADYIYPALDQLVSEAARLRYRSAGEYTAPITVRTPFGGGIFGGQTHSQSPEGIFTHVAGLKTVIPSNPYDAKGLLIAAIEDNDPVIFFEPKRIYNGPFDGHYDRPVTPWSKHPQSAVPEDYYRIPLGQAKVVREGEAVTLLCYGTMVHVALGVAEETGADVEIIDLRTLVPLDIATIEESVRKTGRCIVLHEATRTGGFGAELAALVQERCFYALEAPVERVTGWDTPYPHSLEWAYFPGPVRLTQALKRVMES; encoded by the coding sequence GGCGTCTTCAAGGCGACCGAGGGCCTGCAGGCGCGTCACGGCAAGGCGCGCGTGTTCGATACGCCGATCAGCGAATGCGGGATCATCGGCGTGGCGGTGGGGATGGCCACCTATGGCCTGCGGCCCGTGCCCGAGATCCAGTTCGCCGATTATATCTATCCGGCGCTGGACCAGCTCGTCTCCGAGGCGGCGCGGCTGCGCTATCGATCGGCGGGGGAATATACCGCGCCGATCACGGTGCGGACGCCGTTCGGCGGCGGCATCTTCGGCGGGCAGACCCACAGCCAGAGCCCCGAGGGGATCTTCACGCATGTGGCGGGGCTGAAGACGGTGATCCCGTCCAATCCCTATGACGCCAAGGGGCTACTGATCGCGGCGATCGAGGACAATGATCCCGTGATCTTCTTCGAGCCCAAGCGCATCTACAATGGCCCGTTCGACGGCCATTATGATCGGCCCGTCACGCCCTGGTCCAAGCATCCGCAGAGCGCGGTGCCGGAGGATTATTATCGCATCCCGCTGGGGCAGGCGAAGGTGGTGCGCGAGGGTGAGGCCGTCACTCTGCTCTGCTACGGCACGATGGTGCACGTCGCGCTCGGCGTGGCCGAGGAGACGGGCGCCGACGTAGAGATCATCGATCTTCGCACGCTGGTGCCGCTGGATATCGCGACGATCGAGGAGTCGGTCCGCAAGACCGGGCGCTGTATCGTGCTGCACGAGGCGACGCGCACCGGCGGCTTCGGAGCCGAGCTGGCCGCCCTCGTGCAGGAGCGCTGTTTCTATGCGCTGGAGGCGCCTGTCGAGCGCGTGACGGGTTGGGATACGCCGTATCCCCACAGCCTGGAATGGGCCTATTTCCCCGGCCCGGTGCGGCTGACGCAGGCGCTGAAGCGCGTGATGGAGAGCTGA
- a CDS encoding dihydrolipoamide acetyltransferase family protein, with the protein MARTTFRLPDIGEGIAEAEIVAWHVKVGDRIEEDDPLCDMMTDKATVEMTAPVSGVVVEVAGAVGDQIAIGAMLAVFEGEEIAGEATVVEAPAEASAVALSEPIEQDAIRSVRAASSEVETRPSRTPDQDGVLDKLEPDGRGDQAERRVLASPAVRARAKDLGIDLSQIQAQGGRVRHSDLDAYLGYHGAYRPAGGAARPDEAIKVVGLRRRIAENMAAAKRAIPHFSYVEELDVTKLEALRADLNETRGDKPRLTLLPLLIVAICKALPDFPMINARYDDAAGIVTRHGAVHLGIATQTDAGLMVPVLRDAHSLNIWQLAGEIVRLAEAARSGKAKSEELSGSTLTITSLGPLGGIATTPVINRPEVAIIGPNRIVERPVFRDGQVVAAKLMNLSLSCDHRVVDGWDAASFVQAVRRLIETPALLFVD; encoded by the coding sequence ATGGCGCGCACGACATTCCGGTTGCCGGATATCGGCGAGGGTATCGCCGAGGCGGAGATCGTCGCCTGGCATGTGAAGGTGGGCGACCGGATCGAGGAGGATGATCCGCTCTGCGACATGATGACCGACAAGGCGACGGTGGAGATGACCGCGCCGGTTTCGGGCGTCGTGGTGGAGGTGGCCGGCGCGGTCGGCGACCAGATCGCGATCGGGGCGATGCTGGCGGTGTTCGAGGGGGAGGAGATTGCGGGCGAGGCGACGGTGGTGGAGGCGCCAGCGGAGGCGAGCGCCGTGGCCTTGAGCGAACCGATCGAGCAGGATGCGATCCGTTCGGTTCGAGCAGCGTCGAGTGAAGTCGAGACGCGCCCGTCGAGAACTCCTGACCAAGACGGTGTTCTCGACAAGCTCGAACCAGACGGGCGTGGAGATCAGGCGGAGCGCCGCGTCCTGGCGTCTCCCGCTGTCCGAGCGCGGGCCAAGGATCTGGGTATCGATCTTTCACAGATCCAGGCGCAGGGCGGCCGCGTCCGTCATTCCGATCTGGATGCCTATCTTGGCTATCACGGCGCCTATCGCCCGGCGGGGGGCGCGGCCCGGCCGGATGAGGCGATCAAGGTGGTCGGGCTGCGCCGCCGGATCGCGGAGAATATGGCGGCCGCCAAGCGCGCCATCCCGCATTTCTCCTATGTCGAGGAACTGGACGTCACGAAGCTGGAGGCGCTCCGGGCGGACCTGAACGAAACGCGTGGGGACAAGCCCCGGCTGACCCTGCTGCCGCTGCTGATCGTGGCGATCTGCAAGGCGCTGCCCGATTTCCCGATGATCAACGCTCGCTATGACGATGCGGCGGGGATCGTGACGCGGCACGGCGCGGTCCATCTCGGTATCGCGACGCAGACCGATGCGGGGCTGATGGTGCCCGTGCTCCGCGACGCGCACAGCCTCAACATCTGGCAGCTGGCGGGCGAGATCGTGCGGCTGGCGGAGGCGGCGCGCAGCGGGAAGGCGAAGAGCGAGGAGCTTTCGGGATCGACGCTCACGATCACCTCGCTGGGGCCGCTCGGCGGGATCGCCACCACGCCGGTCATCAACCGGCCGGAGGTTGCGATCATCGGGCCGAACCGGATCGTGGAGCGGCCGGTGTTCCGTGATGGTCAGGTGGTGGCGGCGAAGCTGATGAATCTGTCCCTGTCGTGCGACCATCGCGTGGTCGACGGATGGGATGCGGCCAGCTTCGTGCAGGCCGTCCGGCGGCTGATCGAGACCCCGGCTCTGCTGTTCGTCGACTGA
- the coaA gene encoding type I pantothenate kinase: MPLTLDEGDLARLRGANEPISLAEVEQVYLPLTRLINLHVGASRGLSRVTDDFLGRPASRRPYIVAIAGSVAVGKSTMARVLRALLSRWPDHPSVDLVTTDGFLYPTRTLEERGLMSRKGFPESYDVRRMIDFLADVRSTGRGETPVYSHHAYDIVPGQVQTVDQPDILIFEGLNVLQIGTGHDAYYPYTASDFFDLSIYIDADPDDIERWYEERFLLLQRTAFQDPKSYFHHFAHLTREQALVAARDIWASVNAINLCENILPSRSRADVVIRKGARHAVKELWLRRL, from the coding sequence GTGCCGCTCACGCTGGACGAAGGCGATCTGGCGCGTCTGCGCGGCGCGAACGAGCCCATCTCGCTGGCCGAGGTGGAGCAGGTCTATCTGCCGCTCACGCGCCTGATCAATCTGCACGTCGGCGCCTCGCGCGGCCTTTCCCGCGTCACCGACGATTTTCTCGGCCGCCCCGCCAGCCGCCGGCCCTATATCGTCGCGATCGCGGGCTCCGTCGCGGTCGGCAAGAGCACGATGGCGCGCGTGTTGCGCGCTCTGCTCTCGCGCTGGCCGGATCATCCCTCCGTCGATCTCGTGACGACGGACGGCTTCCTCTATCCCACGCGGACGTTGGAAGAGCGTGGGCTTATGTCGCGGAAGGGCTTTCCCGAAAGCTATGACGTGCGCCGGATGATCGATTTCCTCGCCGACGTGCGCTCCACCGGACGCGGCGAGACTCCGGTCTATTCGCACCATGCCTATGATATCGTGCCGGGACAGGTGCAGACGGTCGATCAGCCGGATATCCTGATCTTCGAGGGGCTCAACGTCCTCCAGATCGGCACCGGCCACGACGCTTATTATCCCTATACGGCCAGCGATTTCTTCGATCTTTCGATCTATATTGATGCCGATCCGGACGATATCGAGCGCTGGTATGAGGAGCGCTTCCTGCTGCTCCAGCGCACGGCCTTCCAGGATCCCAAATCCTATTTCCATCACTTCGCGCATCTCACGCGCGAGCAGGCCTTGGTCGCGGCACGGGATATCTGGGCGAGCGTGAACGCGATCAACCTGTGCGAGAATATCCTACCCTCGCGCAGCCGCGCCGACGTCGTGATCCGCAAGGGCGCACGGCACGCGGTGAAGGAATTGTGGCTGCGGCGGCTTTGA
- the panD gene encoding aspartate 1-decarboxylase, which produces MSIVRWVMRSKIHNATVTEANLAYVGSITIDSDLLDAVGLWAGEKVLVVSNTSGSRLETYVIAGERGSGEICMNGAAAHLIGEGEEVIIMGFELTAEPITPHVILVDKANRLIRHLVEHPKREVASFL; this is translated from the coding sequence ATGTCTATCGTGCGTTGGGTGATGCGCTCCAAGATCCACAATGCCACCGTTACGGAGGCGAATCTGGCCTATGTCGGATCGATCACGATCGACAGCGATCTGCTGGACGCGGTCGGCCTGTGGGCGGGCGAGAAGGTGCTGGTCGTCTCGAACACCAGCGGCTCGCGCCTCGAAACCTATGTGATCGCGGGCGAACGCGGTTCGGGCGAGATCTGCATGAATGGCGCCGCCGCGCATCTGATCGGCGAGGGCGAGGAGGTCATCATCATGGGCTTCGAGCTGACGGCCGAGCCGATCACGCCGCATGTGATCCTCGTCGACAAGGCCAATCGCCTGATTCGCCATCTGGTGGAGCATCCCAAGCGGGAAGTGGCGTCATTCCTGTAG
- the panB gene encoding 3-methyl-2-oxobutanoate hydroxymethyltransferase produces MRLTVAGIARMKAKGERIAMLTCYDHASALIAERAGLRFLLVGDSLGQVMLGHGSTIPVTLDDMIHHSAAVARGAPESLIVADLPFLTYASADQAVLSARRLMQEGRCHAVKLEGGAPVLGVVEHLVSLGVPVMGHLGFTPQAANQIGVRVQAKTAAPAAELIRDALALERAGAFAIVLELVPIELAAEVSKRLTIPTIGIGAGPGCDGQVQVWHDVLGLHDHPPFRHAGRYGEIGKAIETALAGYAGDVVSGAFPTEANGASIDASVIAEAAALVDGQASASALVDDRA; encoded by the coding sequence ATGCGGCTGACCGTCGCCGGGATCGCCCGGATGAAGGCCAAGGGCGAGCGGATCGCGATGCTCACCTGTTACGATCACGCCTCCGCGCTGATCGCGGAGCGGGCGGGGCTGCGCTTCCTGCTGGTGGGCGATTCGCTCGGGCAGGTGATGCTGGGCCACGGATCGACCATCCCGGTGACGCTGGACGACATGATCCACCACAGCGCCGCCGTGGCGCGCGGCGCGCCGGAGTCGCTGATCGTCGCGGACCTGCCGTTCCTCACCTATGCGAGCGCAGATCAGGCCGTGCTGTCCGCGCGGCGGCTGATGCAGGAAGGGCGCTGCCACGCGGTCAAGCTGGAGGGCGGGGCGCCCGTGCTGGGCGTCGTGGAGCATCTGGTGTCGCTGGGCGTGCCGGTGATGGGCCATCTGGGTTTCACCCCGCAGGCGGCCAACCAGATCGGCGTGCGGGTGCAGGCCAAGACGGCGGCACCGGCGGCGGAACTGATCCGCGACGCGCTGGCGCTGGAGCGCGCGGGCGCGTTCGCGATCGTGCTGGAACTGGTGCCGATCGAACTCGCGGCCGAAGTCTCGAAGCGGCTGACCATCCCCACGATCGGCATCGGCGCGGGGCCGGGCTGCGATGGGCAGGTGCAGGTGTGGCATGACGTGCTGGGCCTCCACGATCATCCGCCGTTCCGCCATGCGGGCCGCTATGGCGAGATCGGCAAGGCGATCGAGACGGCGCTGGCCGGATATGCGGGCGACGTGGTGAGCGGCGCCTTCCCGACCGAGGCCAATGGCGCCTCGATCGACGCGAGCGTGATCGCGGAAGCGGCGGCGCTGGTGGACGGGCAGGCGAGCGCGAGCGCGCTCGTGGACGACCGCGCATGA
- the panC gene encoding pantoate--beta-alanine ligase, which produces MKIARTVAEVRAARATLGRLGFVPTMGALHDGHMSLMAAARDGCDAVAASIFVNPTQFGPNEDLSRYPRPIEADIARLEAAGVEMLFLPTVDIVYPHGFDTRIEVGAIANRLEGAVRPGHFSGVATVVNKLFNIVAPDVAWFGQKDVQQTRVILQMVRDLDLPVEIRIGATLREADGLALSSRNVYLSAGDRAEAVALYRGLAAAEAAWAGGEARTATLRSLIATEIATTGGVVDYISIADGDTLEELDAVPDAGAVMSLAVRYGTTRLIDNLVLAPRAAR; this is translated from the coding sequence ATGAAGATCGCCCGCACCGTGGCGGAGGTGCGCGCGGCGCGCGCGACGCTCGGCCGGCTCGGCTTCGTGCCGACGATGGGGGCGCTGCACGACGGGCATATGAGCCTGATGGCGGCGGCGCGCGACGGCTGCGACGCGGTGGCGGCGAGCATCTTCGTGAATCCCACCCAGTTCGGCCCGAACGAGGATCTGTCTCGCTATCCGCGCCCGATCGAGGCGGACATCGCCCGGCTGGAGGCGGCGGGAGTGGAGATGTTGTTCCTGCCCACGGTGGACATCGTCTATCCCCATGGTTTCGACACGCGGATCGAGGTGGGTGCGATCGCCAACCGGCTGGAAGGCGCGGTGCGGCCCGGCCATTTTTCCGGCGTGGCAACGGTGGTGAACAAGCTTTTCAATATCGTGGCGCCCGATGTGGCGTGGTTCGGCCAGAAGGACGTGCAGCAGACGCGCGTGATCCTGCAGATGGTGCGCGATCTGGACCTGCCGGTGGAGATCAGGATCGGCGCGACCTTGCGCGAGGCGGACGGGCTCGCTCTGTCCAGCCGCAACGTCTATCTTTCGGCCGGGGACCGTGCGGAGGCGGTGGCGCTGTATCGCGGGCTTGCGGCGGCCGAGGCGGCATGGGCCGGGGGCGAGGCGCGCACGGCGACGCTCCGTAGCCTGATCGCCACCGAGATCGCGACGACCGGCGGCGTGGTCGATTATATCAGCATCGCGGATGGCGACACGCTGGAGGAACTGGACGCGGTGCCCGATGCGGGCGCGGTGATGTCGCTGGCGGTGCGCTACGGCACGACACGATTGATCGACAATCTGGTGCTGGCGCCGCGCGCCGCGCGCTAA
- a CDS encoding ribonucleotide-diphosphate reductase subunit beta, with translation MPLLQASRVYKPFEYPWAYEFWKRQQQLHWLPEEVPLGEDCRDWAQKLTDHERNLLTQIFRFFTQADVEVQDCYHEKYGRVFKPTEVKMMLTAFSNMETVHIAAYSHLLDTIGMPETEYSAFLQYKEMKDKHDYLSTFGVDTDEDIAKTLAMFGGFTEGLQLFASFAMLMNFPRFNKMKGMGQIVTWSVRDETLHCEGIVRLFHAFCKERNCMTPSVRDDILDMCQKTVRIEDAFIDLVFEMGPVNGMTPKDIKKYVRFIADWRLGQLGLKPIYMIEEHPLPWLAPLLNGVEHANFFETRATEYSKGATKGQWNDVWDAFDRRKAAKVDAPVANEDAGDGGLFGPGVAAE, from the coding sequence ATGCCGCTTCTTCAGGCCAGCCGCGTTTACAAGCCCTTCGAATATCCGTGGGCCTATGAGTTCTGGAAGCGCCAGCAGCAGCTGCACTGGCTGCCCGAAGAGGTGCCGCTGGGCGAGGATTGCCGCGACTGGGCACAGAAGCTCACCGATCATGAGCGCAACCTGCTGACGCAGATCTTCCGCTTCTTCACGCAGGCGGACGTCGAGGTGCAGGATTGCTACCACGAGAAATATGGCCGCGTCTTCAAGCCCACCGAGGTGAAGATGATGCTGACCGCCTTCTCCAACATGGAGACGGTCCATATCGCGGCCTACAGCCACCTGCTCGATACGATCGGCATGCCCGAGACCGAGTATAGCGCCTTCCTCCAGTATAAGGAGATGAAGGACAAGCATGACTATCTGAGCACGTTCGGCGTCGATACGGACGAAGACATCGCCAAGACGCTCGCCATGTTCGGTGGCTTCACCGAGGGGCTGCAGCTCTTCGCCAGCTTCGCGATGCTGATGAACTTCCCGCGCTTCAACAAGATGAAGGGCATGGGCCAGATCGTCACCTGGTCCGTGCGGGACGAGACACTCCATTGCGAGGGCATCGTCCGCCTGTTCCACGCCTTCTGCAAGGAGCGGAACTGCATGACGCCGTCCGTGCGCGACGACATTCTGGACATGTGCCAGAAGACGGTCCGCATCGAGGATGCGTTCATCGATCTCGTGTTCGAGATGGGCCCGGTCAACGGCATGACGCCCAAGGACATCAAGAAATATGTCCGCTTCATCGCCGACTGGCGCCTGGGCCAGCTGGGCCTGAAGCCGATCTACATGATCGAGGAGCATCCCCTCCCCTGGCTCGCCCCGCTGCTGAACGGCGTGGAGCATGCGAACTTCTTCGAAACGCGCGCGACCGAATATTCGAAGGGCGCCACCAAGGGCCAGTGGAACGACGTGTGGGACGCGTTCGACCGTCGCAAGGCCGCAAAGGTCGATGCGCCCGTGGCGAACGAGGATGCGGGTGACGGCGGCCTGTTCGGCCCGGGCGTGGCGGCGGAGTAA
- a CDS encoding acyltransferase yields MHFPLLDAGRGLAALVVVAHHVGNTSGMVIAKHGHLAVDYFLMLSGFVVAMSYEGRLRGEGGRDAMAFRDFLGMRAKRLYPMIFLGAALATIAFALAPNPDVRPAWIALQFLLIPAMACWVIFPLNAPLWSLFYEGIANVAHGGVIAFARDRTIAIAVGVLGLAAMGIALTHADYNMGFRPGEEWIALVRIFGAYLAGVLLWRLHAAGRLPRIELPAFVAPHVPMGLVLAPLLAPAFVPDKAVTLAALFLCFPASLVCSLVGRERPGSVAAWLGGISYPLYAIHMPILLGAQALGLVETPFAWLVAGLFAVAAAWGVERFVDAPIRGWLKQKKRGRSARPRVVALQS; encoded by the coding sequence ATGCACTTCCCGCTGCTGGACGCCGGGCGTGGGCTCGCGGCATTGGTGGTGGTGGCGCATCATGTCGGCAACACGTCCGGCATGGTGATCGCCAAGCACGGCCATCTGGCGGTCGACTATTTCCTGATGCTGTCGGGCTTCGTCGTGGCGATGAGCTATGAGGGGCGGCTGCGCGGCGAGGGGGGGCGTGACGCGATGGCGTTTCGCGATTTCCTGGGGATGCGCGCCAAGCGGCTCTATCCGATGATCTTCCTCGGCGCCGCGCTGGCGACGATTGCCTTCGCGCTGGCACCCAATCCGGATGTGCGCCCCGCGTGGATCGCGCTGCAATTCCTGCTGATCCCGGCCATGGCCTGCTGGGTGATCTTCCCGCTCAACGCGCCGCTCTGGTCGCTCTTCTACGAGGGGATCGCCAACGTGGCGCATGGCGGCGTGATCGCCTTCGCGCGCGATCGGACGATCGCGATCGCAGTGGGCGTGCTGGGGCTGGCCGCGATGGGGATCGCGCTGACGCATGCCGATTACAATATGGGTTTCCGGCCCGGCGAGGAATGGATCGCGCTGGTGCGGATCTTCGGCGCCTATCTGGCGGGCGTGCTGCTGTGGCGGCTGCACGCGGCCGGGCGGCTGCCGCGGATCGAGCTGCCCGCGTTCGTCGCGCCCCATGTTCCGATGGGGCTGGTGCTGGCGCCTCTGCTCGCGCCGGCGTTCGTGCCCGACAAGGCGGTGACGCTGGCGGCCCTGTTCCTGTGCTTTCCGGCGAGCCTCGTCTGCTCGCTGGTGGGGCGCGAGCGGCCGGGGAGCGTGGCGGCGTGGCTGGGTGGCATCTCCTATCCGCTCTACGCGATCCACATGCCGATCCTGCTCGGCGCGCAGGCGCTGGGGCTGGTGGAGACGCCGTTTGCGTGGCTGGTGGCAGGGCTGTTCGCCGTGGCGGCGGCGTGGGGCGTGGAGCGCTTCGTGGATGCGCCGATCCGGGGCTGGCTCAAGCAGAAAAAGCGGGGCCGTTCCGCCCGTCCGCGCGTTGTGGCCCTGCAGAGCTAG
- a CDS encoding DUF2171 domain-containing protein: MFEKSQIKEHMEVIGADGVHVGTVDHLDGERIKLTKKDSGAGFEGGTHEGHHHFISLGLVAEVEGDTVRLSANGDVAVTFEEEA, from the coding sequence ATGTTCGAGAAGAGCCAGATCAAGGAGCATATGGAGGTCATCGGTGCCGATGGCGTGCATGTCGGCACGGTCGACCATCTCGACGGCGAGCGAATCAAGCTGACCAAGAAGGACAGCGGCGCCGGCTTCGAGGGCGGTACGCATGAGGGCCATCACCATTTTATCTCGCTGGGCCTCGTGGCCGAGGTGGAGGGCGACACGGTGCGCCTGTCCGCCAACGGCGACGTGGCCGTGACGTTCGAGGAAGAGGCGTAA